In Streptomyces puniciscabiei, a single genomic region encodes these proteins:
- a CDS encoding ABC transporter permease, whose amino-acid sequence MLKATLRSFLAHKGRLALSALAVILSVAFVAGSLIFSDTVTRTFDRLFASTAADVTVQPKQLDLRSARVSGSVQTLPAALRDRVVRVDGVAAARAEVSVQNAVVVDSRNRPVGPTTGAPTIALAWYVTHRSPVQLTSGHAPHGAGEALLDADTARKKHVRIGDTLTVQAQPGVFRVRVVGIATFTTTNPGAALVFLDPAVAGRELLGSAARATSIAVDAAKGVSDTELKRRVARAVDTGSYDLKTANEQAKSAAASLGTFLDVIKYVMLGFAGVALLVGVFLIVNTFSMLIAQRTRELGLLRALGADRRQVRRSVLAEALLLGLVGSTLGLAAGIGLALGLIRLMSAFGMNLKATEMVIGWGTPAAAYVVGLGVTFVAAYLPARRAAAVSPMAALVDAEVAGVGKPLRTRAVVGAVIGTVGAAALAGCAAATRTAQAASLLALGVALTLIATVVAGPLLVRPVIRVLGAAFPALFGPVGLMSQRNALRNPRRTGATAAALMVGLALVGGMSVASASMSASFDRQIDRTLGADFIVQNTNFTPFTQEVRNTVARTRGVGLVVPQRLTQVAVRLPNGARVTTAAAAYGPRLDDVVHLTYAQGGTAAALADGHLAMDADYARDHGVRVGSVLPVDFPGGRHAELTVAALTKQETAEGFGAQGGLFFGLATLDKYAPDAQDSVLYVNAATGTKPQDLRPRLEHALKPFPQVQVRNQTDYKELVHNQIAVLLYLVYALLGLAIVIAVLGVVNTLALSVVERTREIGLLRAIGLGRRQLRRMIRLESVVIAVFGAVLGLALGLVWGVCMQRVLALRGLTALAFPWSTIVGVVIGSAVVGVVAALLPALRASRMNVLAAIAHE is encoded by the coding sequence GTGCTCAAAGCGACCCTGAGGAGCTTCCTCGCGCACAAGGGGCGGCTCGCGCTGTCCGCGCTGGCCGTGATCCTGTCCGTGGCGTTCGTCGCGGGCAGTCTGATCTTCTCCGACACCGTCACGCGCACGTTCGACCGGCTCTTCGCCTCCACCGCCGCCGATGTGACGGTCCAGCCGAAACAGCTGGACCTGAGGTCGGCCCGGGTGAGCGGTTCGGTGCAGACGCTCCCGGCCGCGCTGCGGGACCGGGTGGTGCGGGTCGACGGCGTCGCGGCGGCCCGTGCCGAGGTGTCGGTGCAGAACGCGGTCGTGGTCGACAGCCGCAACAGGCCCGTCGGCCCGACCACCGGCGCTCCGACCATCGCGCTGGCCTGGTACGTCACTCACCGCAGCCCGGTGCAGCTCACCTCCGGCCACGCACCGCACGGCGCCGGTGAGGCGCTGCTCGACGCCGACACGGCGCGCAAGAAGCACGTACGGATCGGCGACACGCTGACCGTGCAGGCCCAGCCCGGCGTGTTCCGGGTGCGGGTCGTCGGCATCGCCACCTTCACCACCACCAACCCCGGCGCGGCCCTGGTCTTCCTGGACCCGGCGGTGGCGGGCCGCGAACTGCTCGGGTCGGCCGCGAGGGCGACCAGCATCGCGGTGGACGCGGCCAAGGGCGTGTCCGACACGGAGCTCAAGCGGCGGGTCGCCCGGGCGGTCGACACCGGCAGCTACGACCTGAAGACCGCGAACGAACAGGCCAAGTCGGCGGCGGCCAGCCTCGGCACGTTCCTGGACGTGATCAAGTACGTGATGCTGGGCTTCGCCGGTGTCGCGCTCCTCGTCGGCGTGTTCCTCATCGTCAACACCTTCTCCATGCTGATCGCCCAGCGCACCCGCGAACTGGGCCTGCTGCGGGCCCTCGGTGCGGACCGGCGGCAGGTGCGGCGCTCGGTGCTCGCCGAGGCGCTGCTGCTCGGGCTGGTCGGTTCGACGCTCGGCCTCGCGGCCGGGATCGGGCTGGCCCTGGGGCTGATCCGGCTGATGAGCGCGTTCGGGATGAACCTGAAGGCCACGGAGATGGTCATCGGCTGGGGCACGCCCGCCGCGGCGTACGTCGTCGGTCTCGGCGTCACCTTCGTGGCCGCCTATCTGCCCGCGCGGCGCGCGGCGGCCGTCTCTCCGATGGCGGCGCTGGTGGACGCCGAAGTCGCCGGTGTGGGCAAGCCGTTGCGGACTCGCGCGGTCGTCGGTGCGGTGATCGGGACGGTCGGCGCGGCGGCGCTGGCCGGGTGTGCGGCGGCCACCAGGACCGCCCAGGCGGCCTCGCTGCTCGCTCTCGGCGTGGCCCTGACGCTGATCGCGACCGTCGTCGCCGGTCCGCTGCTGGTGCGGCCGGTGATCCGGGTGCTGGGCGCGGCCTTCCCCGCGCTGTTCGGCCCGGTCGGCCTGATGAGCCAGCGCAACGCCCTGCGCAATCCGCGCCGTACCGGCGCCACCGCCGCCGCGCTCATGGTGGGCCTGGCCCTGGTCGGCGGGATGTCGGTGGCGAGCGCCTCGATGTCCGCGTCGTTCGACCGGCAGATCGACCGGACGCTCGGCGCCGACTTCATCGTCCAGAACACCAACTTCACGCCGTTCACCCAGGAGGTGCGGAACACCGTGGCCCGCACGCGCGGTGTGGGGCTCGTCGTACCGCAGCGGCTCACCCAGGTCGCCGTACGGCTGCCGAACGGTGCCCGGGTCACGACGGCCGCCGCCGCGTACGGCCCCCGGCTCGACGACGTCGTGCACCTCACCTACGCCCAGGGCGGTACGGCGGCAGCGCTGGCGGACGGGCACCTCGCCATGGACGCCGACTACGCCCGGGACCACGGTGTGCGCGTCGGCAGTGTCCTGCCGGTGGACTTCCCGGGCGGGCGGCACGCCGAGCTGACCGTCGCCGCACTCACCAAGCAGGAGACGGCCGAGGGCTTCGGCGCGCAGGGCGGCCTCTTCTTCGGGCTCGCCACCCTCGACAAGTACGCCCCGGACGCGCAGGACTCCGTGCTCTACGTCAACGCGGCCACCGGCACGAAACCGCAGGACCTGCGCCCCCGGCTGGAGCACGCGCTGAAGCCGTTCCCGCAGGTCCAGGTGCGCAACCAGACCGACTACAAGGAGCTCGTCCACAACCAGATCGCCGTTCTGCTCTACCTGGTGTACGCGCTGCTCGGCCTGGCGATCGTCATCGCGGTGCTCGGCGTGGTCAACACCCTCGCCCTGTCGGTGGTGGAGCGCACCCGTGAGATCGGGCTGCTGCGCGCGATCGGGCTGGGGCGACGGCAGTTGCGCCGGATGATCCGGCTGGAGTCGGTGGTGATCGCGGTGTTCGGCGCGGTCCTCGGGCTGGCGCTGGGGCTCGTGTGGGGCGTGTGCATGCAGCGGGTGCTGGCCCTGCGCGGGCTGACGGCACTGGCGTTCCCCTGGAGCACGATCGTCGGCGTCGTGATCGGCTCGGCGGTGGTGGGCGTGGTGGCGGCTCTGCTGCCGGCGCTGCGGGCGTCGCGGATGAACGTGCTGGCGGCGATCGCGCACGAGTGA
- a CDS encoding ABC transporter ATP-binding protein encodes MSTPAAQHAPGGAVAARARGLTKAYGSGETAVIALDSVDVDIARGRFTAVMGPSGSGKSTLMHCLAGLDTVSAGQVWLGDTEITGLRDRELTRLRRDRVGFMFQSFNLIPTLTAAENITLPMDIAGRKPDPQWLDQVIDTLGLRDRLTHRPAQLSGGQQQRVACARALASRPELIFADEPTGNLDSRAGLEVLGFLREAVDELGQTVVMVTHDPGAAAHSDLVLFLADGRIVDDMERPTADAVLERMKRFDAVRGRLGDDHATTRED; translated from the coding sequence TTGTCCACACCTGCTGCGCAGCACGCGCCGGGCGGCGCCGTCGCGGCCCGCGCCCGCGGGCTGACCAAGGCGTACGGCTCCGGCGAGACGGCCGTCATCGCTCTCGACTCGGTGGACGTGGACATCGCGCGCGGCCGATTCACCGCCGTGATGGGGCCGTCCGGGTCCGGGAAGTCCACGCTGATGCACTGTCTGGCGGGGCTCGACACGGTCTCGGCGGGCCAGGTGTGGCTGGGCGACACCGAGATCACCGGGCTGCGGGACCGGGAACTGACCCGGCTCAGGCGGGACCGGGTCGGGTTCATGTTCCAGTCGTTCAACCTCATCCCGACGCTGACGGCCGCCGAGAACATCACCCTGCCCATGGACATCGCGGGCCGCAAGCCCGATCCGCAGTGGCTGGACCAGGTCATCGACACGCTCGGCCTGCGCGACCGCCTCACGCACCGGCCCGCCCAGCTCTCCGGCGGTCAGCAGCAGCGGGTCGCCTGCGCGCGGGCGCTGGCCTCCCGGCCGGAGCTGATCTTCGCCGACGAGCCGACCGGCAACCTCGACTCGCGGGCCGGTCTGGAGGTGCTGGGCTTTCTGCGCGAGGCGGTGGACGAACTCGGGCAGACCGTCGTCATGGTCACCCACGATCCCGGCGCCGCCGCCCACTCCGACCTGGTGCTGTTCCTGGCCGACGGACGCATCGTGGACGACATGGAACGCCCGACGGCGGACGCCGTACTGGAACGCATGAAGCGGTTCGACGCCGTCCGGGGCCGGCTCGGCGACGACCACGCCACCACCCGAGAGGACTGA